In a genomic window of Pirellulaceae bacterium:
- a CDS encoding biotin/lipoyl-binding protein: MAKKIDFMCTAFRDGFQSVYGARVLTPDFLPALEAARDAGIQYFEAGGGARFQSLYFYCNEDAFDMMDSFRETAGPDANLQTLARGVNVVGLESQSSDIIKLHAEMFKKHGMTTIRNFDALNDVDNLIYSGKCIVEAGLKHQVVVTMMELPPGCTGAHDADFYEMTLQKILDAEIPYDAVCFKDASGTAVPSKVYETIRRARKMLPKDTYIHFHTHETAGVSVLAYKAALDAGADAIDLSLAPCSGGTCQPDVLVMWHALRGSDYTLDVDIDKVRESEEVFKDCMKEYFLPPEATAVEPLIPWSPMPGGALTANTQMLRDNGIMEKYPDMIKAMSEVVRRGGYGTSVTPVSQFYFQQSFNNVMFGPWKKIAEPYGKMVLGYFGKTPVPPDPEIVKLASEQLKLEPTTASPIELNDADPNKGVAAATKMLQENDLSVNDENIFIVAACRDKGLTFLKGDAELGVRKIDPEAAQEKTSDATVREPAQYTVTVNGKDHFIAFQGNSVTVDGNVYQVAMAAVDAATPANQVAAPAADGVKTAVQAQMPGVVLRVLVNNGDRVNKGDQLIVLEAMKMEVPVVAPAAGVVADLAVSQGDQVVNHQQLLNISG; the protein is encoded by the coding sequence GTGGCCAAAAAAATAGATTTCATGTGTACGGCGTTTCGAGATGGATTTCAGTCTGTCTACGGGGCGCGTGTGTTGACTCCCGACTTTTTACCCGCACTTGAAGCGGCGAGAGATGCAGGGATCCAATATTTCGAAGCGGGCGGCGGCGCTCGTTTCCAGTCGTTGTATTTCTATTGCAACGAAGATGCTTTCGATATGATGGATTCCTTCCGCGAAACAGCGGGTCCTGATGCCAACTTGCAAACACTTGCTCGGGGTGTCAACGTTGTTGGTTTGGAGTCCCAATCGAGCGACATTATTAAATTGCATGCCGAGATGTTCAAGAAGCACGGCATGACCACGATTCGAAACTTTGATGCGCTCAACGATGTCGACAATCTGATCTACAGCGGAAAGTGTATCGTCGAAGCAGGGCTGAAACATCAAGTTGTGGTGACGATGATGGAGTTGCCGCCAGGATGTACCGGAGCTCACGACGCCGACTTCTATGAGATGACACTGCAGAAGATTCTTGACGCAGAGATTCCCTACGATGCGGTTTGCTTTAAGGATGCCTCGGGAACGGCCGTTCCATCGAAGGTCTATGAGACGATTCGGCGAGCTCGAAAGATGCTGCCGAAAGATACCTACATTCACTTTCACACGCATGAAACGGCTGGCGTGTCCGTGTTAGCCTACAAGGCAGCTCTCGACGCCGGTGCGGACGCGATCGATCTTTCGCTCGCTCCCTGCTCCGGAGGCACCTGCCAACCTGACGTCTTGGTGATGTGGCATGCCTTGCGGGGATCGGATTACACGTTAGACGTTGATATCGACAAAGTGCGTGAGTCGGAAGAAGTTTTCAAAGATTGCATGAAAGAGTACTTCCTGCCGCCAGAAGCCACCGCGGTGGAACCACTCATTCCTTGGAGCCCAATGCCCGGTGGAGCGTTGACTGCCAATACCCAGATGTTGCGCGACAATGGCATCATGGAGAAGTACCCCGATATGATCAAAGCGATGAGCGAGGTCGTTCGTCGCGGTGGGTACGGTACGTCGGTAACGCCTGTGTCTCAATTCTACTTCCAGCAGTCGTTCAATAACGTCATGTTTGGACCTTGGAAAAAGATCGCCGAGCCGTACGGAAAAATGGTACTTGGCTACTTTGGCAAGACGCCCGTACCACCCGATCCGGAAATTGTTAAATTGGCCTCCGAGCAGCTCAAGCTCGAGCCGACAACGGCGTCGCCGATCGAACTGAACGATGCCGACCCGAACAAAGGTGTGGCAGCGGCCACCAAGATGTTGCAGGAAAACGATTTGTCGGTGAACGACGAAAATATCTTTATTGTGGCTGCCTGCCGTGACAAAGGTTTAACCTTCTTGAAAGGTGACGCCGAACTGGGTGTTCGCAAAATCGATCCGGAAGCAGCCCAAGAAAAAACCTCGGACGCGACCGTGCGAGAGCCAGCGCAATATACCGTGACCGTCAATGGGAAAGATCATTTCATCGCTTTCCAAGGGAATTCCGTTACCGTAGATGGCAACGTCTATCAGGTTGCCATGGCGGCGGTAGACGCTGCCACGCCAGCTAATCAGGTGGCTGCGCCTGCCGCTGACGGTGTGAAAACAGCCGTTCAGGCGCAAATGCCAGGCGTCGTCTTGCGGGTCTTGGTGAACAATGGGGACCGTGTCAATAAGGGAGATCAACTGATCGTTTTAGAAGCGATGAAGATGGAAGTTCCCGTCGTGGCACCGGCTGCGGGGGTGGTTGCCGATCTTGCTGTCTCGCAAGGCGATCAGGTTGTAAACCACCAACAACTGCTCAATATTTCTGGCTAA
- a CDS encoding DUF1592 domain-containing protein codes for MLTLSIGIVSGTLSAAEPEPLSPTAAIQMVSHYCADCHSEDAAEADLNLTRFATYEAIVSEPELWGKVLRRVRSGEMPPPDSEVLSGSDRDRLVDWIQTSLHTAACGDGVSPSAARLRRLNRNEYAATVRDLLGIHVNVALEFPADGAGGEGFDNAGETLFLSPLHAEKFLDAARTALEHAFRDQRAREQLITAEPNQDLSPDAAAKKVLAGFLPRAFRRPVSQAELQKYLGLFQAVYQEERSFTDAIQFVFEAVMLSPNFLFLFEEPNETGKPVLLTDHELASRLSYFLWGSMPDDRLFQLATKGELNSNHVLDEEVARMLKESGKVRSFAESFVEQWLGTRALGREFKPDPTVAKRYDSELEGGMKYEPVFFFEELLIKNLSLLKLIDADFTYANRRLARHYRIQGEFREQPRRVELPPASHRGGVLGMAAVLAVSSYPHRTSPVLRGKWILETLLGDPPPPPPPDVPELPEAELGGAVLSLRDRLEQHRQDATCASCHDRMDPLGFGLENYDVLGRWREKSNGHPIDAQGELPDGTKFNGPAELKLALLDRKDQFARHLTAKMLGYALGRGLSNEDGCVVDEIVDQLKKHDYSTHPLVFGIVKSVPFRYKQGTDPAAAAVQADAKLVVPEQESE; via the coding sequence GTGTTGACGTTATCAATCGGGATCGTCTCTGGGACGCTTTCTGCGGCGGAGCCAGAGCCGTTAAGTCCGACTGCGGCAATTCAGATGGTCAGTCACTATTGTGCAGATTGTCATTCTGAAGACGCTGCTGAAGCCGATCTCAATTTGACTCGGTTTGCGACTTATGAAGCGATTGTTTCGGAACCCGAGCTCTGGGGGAAGGTGCTACGACGGGTACGCAGCGGTGAGATGCCGCCCCCGGATAGCGAGGTACTTTCGGGCTCCGATCGCGATCGCTTGGTGGATTGGATTCAGACATCGTTGCATACTGCGGCCTGCGGTGACGGTGTCTCGCCGTCTGCTGCAAGGTTGCGTCGGTTGAACCGCAATGAGTATGCAGCGACGGTTCGTGATCTGTTAGGCATTCACGTTAATGTGGCTTTGGAATTTCCGGCAGATGGCGCTGGAGGTGAAGGGTTTGACAATGCGGGTGAAACGTTATTTCTTTCGCCTTTGCATGCGGAGAAGTTTTTGGATGCCGCTCGAACGGCACTCGAACACGCTTTTCGAGATCAACGGGCGCGTGAGCAACTCATAACGGCAGAGCCAAATCAGGATCTGTCTCCTGATGCTGCTGCGAAAAAGGTGCTTGCTGGATTCTTGCCACGGGCATTTCGTCGGCCTGTGAGCCAAGCTGAATTGCAAAAGTATCTTGGTCTTTTTCAGGCGGTGTACCAGGAAGAACGTTCCTTTACCGATGCAATACAATTTGTGTTTGAAGCGGTGATGCTATCGCCAAACTTTCTGTTTTTGTTCGAAGAGCCTAACGAAACTGGTAAGCCGGTGCTGTTGACCGATCATGAACTCGCGTCGCGATTATCGTATTTCCTTTGGGGATCCATGCCGGATGACCGCCTGTTTCAATTGGCGACCAAAGGCGAATTGAATTCAAATCATGTGTTGGACGAGGAAGTCGCCCGCATGTTGAAGGAATCAGGCAAGGTTCGTAGCTTTGCCGAGAGTTTTGTAGAGCAGTGGTTGGGGACGCGAGCCTTGGGGCGAGAATTTAAGCCTGATCCGACCGTCGCGAAGCGATATGATTCAGAACTTGAAGGGGGTATGAAGTATGAGCCTGTCTTCTTTTTTGAAGAACTATTGATCAAGAATCTTTCGTTGTTGAAGTTGATCGATGCGGACTTTACCTACGCAAATCGTCGGCTTGCTCGACACTATCGAATTCAAGGTGAATTTCGTGAACAACCCCGTCGGGTCGAATTGCCGCCAGCTAGTCATCGGGGGGGGGTGCTGGGAATGGCAGCTGTCTTGGCGGTTTCCTCTTATCCACATCGGACAAGTCCTGTGTTGCGCGGCAAATGGATTTTGGAAACGTTACTTGGGGATCCTCCTCCTCCTCCGCCGCCGGATGTGCCTGAATTGCCAGAGGCCGAATTAGGGGGTGCCGTTTTGTCGTTGCGCGATCGACTGGAGCAGCATCGACAGGATGCAACCTGTGCTTCGTGTCACGACCGGATGGATCCCCTAGGATTTGGGTTGGAGAATTATGATGTGCTGGGACGCTGGCGTGAAAAATCGAACGGCCACCCAATTGATGCCCAAGGTGAATTGCCCGACGGAACCAAATTTAATGGGCCGGCTGAGCTGAAACTTGCGTTGCTTGATCGAAAGGATCAATTTGCCCGACACCTCACAGCGAAAATGTTAGGTTATGCGCTTGGGCGAGGATTGAGTAATGAGGACGGTTGTGTCGTGGATGAGATTGTTGATCAGCTAAAGAAGCATGATTATTCGACCCATCCACTCGTTTTCGGAATCGTAAAAAGTGTGCCATTCCGCTATAAGCAAGGGACGGATCCCGCTGCTGCTGCGGTGCAGGCAGACGCGAAACTTGTTGTTCCTGAGCAGGAATCGGAATGA
- a CDS encoding pyridoxal-phosphate dependent enzyme, which produces MKTNDHSLRSYDSMLGLLSNEENPTPIVRLNRVVPFKHTQIFAKLEWYNPFGAVKDRVAANLIRDAEERGILGPGKKLVEATSGNTGIGLIMMGNAKGYELQTPLSDQIPLEKRTVLRFLGTDVIELDDSLCPAPGAPEGAIAKARATADDHDEYEILDQYVNEANPGGHYLTTGPEIWRQTQGKVTHFIAGLGTCGTITGTGRFLKEKDPTVKVLGVCPEEGHDIPGVRSQRQLQQTKLYRPDEYDGQVEVSDREAYEMCLRINREESIIAGPSSGMNLVGALKMLPDEPGTIAVVIFCDNIFKYASSVARHFPELSPPKDDEAENTGPSKNDIFLAELIENLKNPHDTIRVKNLSELLESENAPVIVDIRNVEMFSESHIPGSINIPQDDLAKRADQLPEDRDTLIITVCNIGKFSKHATLFLKSKGYRSVKSAKGGLNEWVRKGYATSDSLKTASEE; this is translated from the coding sequence ATGAAGACAAATGACCACTCCCTCCGCAGTTACGATTCGATGCTCGGCCTCCTCTCTAACGAGGAAAATCCAACACCTATTGTTCGCCTAAATCGAGTCGTTCCTTTCAAACACACTCAAATCTTTGCCAAGTTGGAGTGGTACAACCCGTTCGGTGCCGTGAAGGACCGCGTGGCAGCCAATTTGATCCGCGATGCCGAAGAACGAGGCATCTTGGGACCAGGGAAAAAGCTGGTCGAAGCCACTTCCGGTAACACGGGGATCGGGCTGATTATGATGGGGAATGCCAAGGGCTACGAGCTCCAAACCCCACTTTCTGACCAAATTCCGCTTGAAAAACGGACTGTGCTGCGGTTCCTGGGAACCGACGTCATCGAACTGGATGACTCCCTCTGCCCCGCACCTGGAGCTCCGGAAGGGGCGATTGCCAAGGCTCGAGCCACGGCAGACGACCATGACGAGTATGAAATCCTCGATCAATACGTAAACGAAGCGAATCCCGGCGGACACTATCTCACCACGGGCCCGGAAATCTGGCGACAGACTCAAGGGAAAGTCACCCATTTCATCGCCGGATTGGGCACTTGCGGCACAATCACCGGCACGGGCCGTTTCCTGAAAGAAAAGGATCCCACCGTCAAAGTACTCGGCGTCTGCCCAGAAGAAGGGCATGATATTCCGGGCGTCCGCAGCCAGCGTCAATTGCAGCAAACCAAGCTTTATCGCCCGGATGAATACGATGGGCAAGTTGAAGTTTCCGACCGCGAAGCCTACGAGATGTGTTTGCGGATCAATCGCGAAGAAAGCATTATCGCAGGCCCCAGCTCTGGCATGAATCTGGTGGGAGCCTTAAAGATGCTCCCTGACGAACCCGGTACGATCGCCGTTGTCATCTTCTGCGACAACATTTTCAAATACGCCTCATCCGTCGCGCGACACTTTCCCGAACTGTCTCCGCCAAAAGACGACGAAGCGGAAAACACGGGTCCCAGCAAGAATGACATTTTCTTAGCAGAGCTGATTGAAAATCTAAAAAATCCGCACGATACGATTCGCGTCAAAAATCTAAGCGAATTATTGGAATCGGAAAACGCGCCGGTAATCGTCGACATTCGTAATGTCGAAATGTTTTCCGAGTCACATATTCCGGGCTCCATCAACATTCCACAAGACGACCTCGCCAAGCGAGCAGACCAATTACCTGAAGATCGCGATACGTTGATCATCACCGTCTGCAACATTGGCAAGTTTTCTAAACACGCGACCCTTTTTCTGAAATCAAAGGGATATCGATCGGTGAAAAGCGCAAAGGGTGGACTGAACGAATGGGTCCGAAAAGGCTACGCCACCTCAGATTCCCTGAAAACGGCCAGCGAAGAGTAG
- a CDS encoding sodium ion-translocating decarboxylase subunit beta — MEILTQFLNTTGFAQMTWGNAIMILIGMVFISLAIIKHYEPLLLLPIGFGMIVGNIPIVPGMALSVYDEGGMTLDLGNQAVTYNPGSVLSYIYYGVSQGIFPPLIFLGIGAMTDFSTMMSNPKLVLLGAAAQVGIFLTLIGAMFLGFLAPQAAAIGIIGGADGPTAIFLASRLAPELLGAIAIAAYSYMALVPVIQPPIMKLLTTREERLIRMKPPRRVSKREKIIFPVVAFLICTMIAPGSIVLIGMLFFGNLMKESMVTERLAVTARTVMIDIVTILLGFAVGASTQAQRFLQYDSLLIFGLGALSFAVATAGGVLFAKLMNLFLQDKINPLLGAAGVSAVPDSARVVQMVGQEEDPHNFLLMHAMAPNVAGVIGSAVAAGVLWSVLL; from the coding sequence ATGGAAATACTCACGCAATTTCTGAATACGACCGGCTTTGCTCAGATGACTTGGGGCAATGCGATCATGATTTTGATCGGCATGGTTTTCATCAGTTTGGCAATCATCAAGCACTATGAGCCGTTGTTGTTGCTGCCGATTGGATTCGGCATGATCGTTGGAAATATTCCAATTGTCCCCGGCATGGCGCTGAGTGTCTATGACGAAGGTGGGATGACACTGGATCTCGGCAATCAGGCCGTGACCTATAACCCAGGCAGCGTGCTCAGCTACATTTATTATGGTGTGAGTCAGGGTATATTCCCGCCTCTGATCTTCTTGGGGATCGGGGCGATGACCGATTTTTCGACCATGATGTCGAATCCCAAGCTGGTGTTGTTGGGGGCGGCAGCCCAGGTCGGAATTTTTCTGACTTTGATCGGAGCCATGTTCCTCGGTTTCTTAGCCCCACAGGCCGCTGCGATTGGCATCATTGGTGGAGCGGATGGTCCCACGGCGATTTTTCTTGCGTCGCGTCTGGCTCCGGAACTGCTCGGTGCGATCGCGATTGCAGCCTATTCCTACATGGCCTTGGTTCCCGTCATTCAGCCGCCGATCATGAAATTATTGACGACCCGAGAAGAACGACTGATTCGGATGAAGCCTCCGCGACGTGTTTCCAAGCGGGAGAAAATTATTTTTCCGGTGGTCGCGTTCTTGATCTGTACGATGATTGCTCCCGGGTCGATTGTGCTGATTGGCATGCTCTTTTTTGGCAATCTAATGAAAGAGAGCATGGTCACCGAGCGATTGGCGGTAACGGCACGCACCGTGATGATCGATATCGTGACCATTCTGCTCGGTTTTGCTGTGGGAGCCAGCACGCAAGCACAAAGGTTCCTCCAATATGATTCATTGTTAATCTTTGGGCTTGGTGCCCTTTCGTTTGCAGTGGCAACAGCGGGTGGCGTGCTGTTTGCGAAGCTCATGAATTTGTTCCTGCAAGACAAGATTAATCCTCTTCTCGGGGCGGCAGGCGTCTCGGCGGTTCCGGATTCGGCACGTGTTGTGCAGATGGTCGGTCAAGAGGAAGATCCGCATAACTTTTTGTTGATGCACGCGATGGCACCCAACGTGGCTGGAGTGATCGGCTCAGCTGTTGCTGCGGGTGTGTTGTGGTCGGTGTTGCTGTAG
- a CDS encoding nitrite/sulfite reductase, which produces MKASNQIWKERLESQVPEPLAVEIDTFETEIALRSQDKIDEKVFAETRLRRGVYGQRYDNGQRHDGTKSHELAFEEKITKGPNTVWDAPGMQRIKIPYGGMTPEQLELMADLAEEYSDGIGHITTRQDFQLHFIHIDDTPALMRRLAAVGITTREACGNSVRNVTGCPYMGVCADEPFDVTPYARALTEFMLGHPDAQNFGRKFKPTFSGCHQHACGLAQMHDLGLTAVVREVDGVEKRGFKVVVGGGLGAVPRQAKLFDEFMAPEEILPVAQAMARVFGRHGEKKMRSRARLKFLIEKWGIEKFKEEVLAERANLSHDPRWNDYLKNIDVDEEQPLKPPGELPAVNGNPRMNHWLKTNVRDQRQAGYATATVALPLGDITPHQLRKLADIVREFTQGTIRTTVEQNFVIRWVSKSDLPALFEALDAIGLSEAGACNVTDIVTCPGTDTCKLGISSSRGLAGELRTRLAIKGVELDQAIQDLHIKISGCFNSCGQHHVADIGFYGVSRTLQGFKVPHFQVVLGGQWEENAGSYGLPIVAIPSKRVPAALDRITEFYLTTRDKGERFSDFVTRIGKGKIRELLDDLTKNPPEPEIDPSFFADWSDPRQYSIGDIGKGECAGEVVSQYEFEMSASERLVFEAQVKLEEGDSQQAGKTAYQAMIKAAKALVLIQYDDVTEEDPDEVVDEFKERYYDTEVIFDPFAGSKFADYLFAAHEQANRTFDAESAHHLIEESQLFIEAVHSCYNRIRTEGLSESGAAK; this is translated from the coding sequence ATGAAGGCTAGTAATCAGATCTGGAAAGAGCGTCTAGAGAGCCAAGTGCCCGAGCCATTGGCCGTGGAAATTGACACTTTCGAGACTGAAATTGCACTTCGAAGCCAAGACAAGATCGACGAAAAAGTGTTCGCGGAAACGCGTCTTCGCCGTGGAGTTTATGGGCAAAGGTATGACAATGGGCAGCGACATGATGGCACCAAATCGCACGAATTAGCCTTTGAGGAAAAAATCACCAAGGGGCCGAACACGGTTTGGGATGCGCCGGGCATGCAGCGAATTAAGATTCCCTATGGTGGAATGACGCCCGAGCAGTTGGAGCTGATGGCGGATTTGGCGGAAGAATATTCCGATGGCATTGGCCACATCACGACGCGGCAAGACTTCCAATTGCACTTTATTCATATCGATGACACGCCAGCGTTGATGCGTCGCCTGGCTGCGGTGGGCATCACCACTCGAGAAGCTTGCGGAAATTCAGTGCGAAACGTGACCGGCTGCCCCTACATGGGGGTTTGTGCCGACGAGCCGTTTGATGTCACGCCATACGCTCGGGCCCTGACCGAGTTTATGCTTGGTCATCCCGATGCACAGAATTTTGGCCGTAAGTTTAAGCCGACCTTTAGCGGTTGCCATCAGCATGCGTGCGGTTTGGCTCAAATGCACGATTTGGGACTCACGGCAGTGGTACGCGAGGTTGATGGGGTTGAAAAACGCGGCTTCAAGGTTGTGGTAGGTGGTGGTCTCGGCGCCGTGCCCCGGCAGGCCAAGCTGTTTGACGAGTTCATGGCGCCCGAAGAAATATTACCCGTCGCACAAGCGATGGCACGCGTCTTTGGCCGGCACGGTGAAAAGAAGATGCGAAGTCGCGCTCGGCTCAAGTTTCTGATTGAAAAATGGGGGATTGAGAAATTCAAGGAAGAGGTGTTGGCCGAGCGGGCCAATTTGTCGCACGATCCGCGCTGGAACGACTACTTGAAGAACATTGATGTCGATGAGGAACAGCCGCTCAAGCCACCCGGTGAATTGCCTGCCGTGAACGGCAACCCGCGTATGAATCATTGGCTGAAGACAAACGTTCGTGATCAGCGGCAAGCCGGCTATGCGACGGCAACCGTTGCCTTGCCGTTGGGCGACATCACGCCACATCAATTGCGAAAGTTGGCGGACATCGTTCGTGAGTTCACCCAAGGAACGATCCGCACGACCGTCGAACAGAATTTTGTCATTCGTTGGGTGAGTAAGTCGGATTTGCCCGCCTTATTTGAAGCACTCGACGCCATTGGTCTGAGCGAAGCCGGCGCTTGCAACGTTACTGACATTGTTACCTGCCCCGGAACGGATACTTGCAAGTTGGGGATTTCGTCTTCCCGGGGCTTGGCCGGTGAACTTCGCACTCGTTTGGCCATCAAGGGGGTTGAGCTTGATCAGGCGATTCAAGATCTGCATATCAAGATCAGTGGCTGCTTTAATAGTTGTGGACAACATCATGTGGCAGACATCGGCTTTTACGGTGTCAGCCGTACTTTACAGGGATTTAAAGTACCTCACTTTCAGGTTGTGTTGGGTGGCCAATGGGAAGAAAACGCAGGCTCTTATGGACTGCCGATTGTGGCAATTCCTTCTAAACGTGTGCCGGCCGCTCTCGATCGCATCACGGAGTTTTATTTGACGACGCGTGACAAGGGCGAGCGTTTTTCGGACTTTGTGACGCGGATCGGAAAAGGGAAAATCCGGGAGTTGCTGGATGACTTGACCAAGAATCCCCCCGAACCCGAGATTGATCCGTCCTTTTTTGCGGATTGGTCCGATCCACGACAGTACAGCATCGGCGACATTGGTAAGGGCGAATGCGCTGGTGAAGTTGTGTCGCAGTACGAGTTCGAGATGAGCGCCTCGGAACGACTGGTCTTTGAGGCCCAAGTCAAGCTCGAAGAGGGGGACTCGCAGCAAGCAGGGAAGACTGCTTACCAGGCGATGATCAAAGCAGCTAAGGCATTGGTCCTGATTCAATACGACGATGTGACCGAGGAAGATCCCGACGAAGTTGTTGATGAATTCAAAGAACGTTATTACGACACGGAAGTTATTTTTGATCCCTTTGCTGGGTCGAAGTTTGCCGATTATTTGTTTGCTGCTCACGAGCAGGCAAATCGCACGTTTGATGCTGAATCGGCTCACCATCTAATCGAAGAGTCGCAGCTGTTCATCGAGGCCGTCCACAGTTGCTACAACCGGATTCGCACGGAAGGCCTTAGCGAAAGTGGGGCGGCAAAATGA
- a CDS encoding OadG family protein — MPPASLLLKYVNSNSFMVPDLIILLLAQAIPTDPPLTSFRWFNVTSQNGIPIAMLGMVIVFSALVLISLAITALPRLLNAISPYLPQVEEPHDGPPPAESTAGDEEAVIAAIGFVLHSEMQKAMKK; from the coding sequence TTGCCCCCAGCCTCATTACTCCTCAAATACGTGAATTCAAACAGTTTTATGGTGCCTGACCTTATTATTCTCTTGCTCGCCCAAGCGATTCCTACTGACCCCCCGCTGACGTCTTTTCGATGGTTTAACGTAACCAGCCAAAATGGTATCCCCATTGCGATGCTCGGAATGGTGATTGTGTTTTCGGCCTTGGTTTTGATTAGCTTGGCGATTACGGCTTTGCCGCGTTTACTCAACGCGATTTCACCCTATCTGCCTCAAGTGGAAGAGCCGCATGACGGACCACCTCCTGCGGAAAGTACCGCTGGCGATGAAGAGGCGGTGATCGCTGCGATTGGTTTCGTATTGCACAGCGAAATGCAGAAGGCGATGAAGAAATAG
- a CDS encoding nucleoside deaminase produces the protein MNDAMQVAIEEAKIGLENGGIPIGSALVIDGEIVGRGHNQRVQRGSAIHHAEMNCIENAGRLKAVDYQRSILYSTLSPCDMCSGMTLLYKIPKVVIGENKTFQGPEDYVRSRGVEIEVLHDAECMQLMNEFVARHPELWGEDIGV, from the coding sequence ATGAACGATGCCATGCAAGTTGCGATCGAAGAAGCCAAAATTGGTTTAGAGAACGGTGGAATACCGATCGGATCAGCACTTGTTATCGATGGGGAAATTGTCGGCCGAGGTCACAACCAACGGGTGCAACGAGGAAGCGCCATCCACCATGCTGAAATGAATTGCATTGAAAATGCGGGACGTTTGAAGGCGGTCGACTACCAACGGTCAATCCTCTATTCAACACTCTCACCATGCGACATGTGCAGCGGCATGACTTTGCTCTACAAAATCCCCAAAGTGGTCATCGGAGAGAACAAAACTTTCCAAGGTCCCGAAGATTACGTTCGTAGTCGAGGTGTTGAGATCGAAGTCCTTCATGATGCAGAGTGCATGCAACTGATGAACGAGTTCGTCGCAAGACATCCGGAACTCTGGGGCGAGGACATCGGCGTCTAA